The following proteins are co-located in the Mycolicibacterium goodii genome:
- the usfY gene encoding protein UsfY, producing MGDTAKDPVDHARTTRPHAGETLKDTTNIPALVLLFLGGVSFVSSLFAFSTSHETVGILLAVVAALLFVVSGAWLVIEHRRVTRKEREWNAAHPEVHHSRP from the coding sequence ATGGGCGACACCGCGAAAGACCCGGTGGACCATGCACGAACGACACGGCCGCACGCCGGTGAGACGCTGAAGGACACCACCAACATTCCGGCACTGGTGCTGCTGTTCCTCGGCGGCGTGTCCTTCGTCTCCAGCCTCTTCGCGTTCAGCACCAGCCACGAAACGGTCGGCATCCTCCTCGCGGTCGTCGCGGCGCTGCTGTTCGTGGTCAGTGGTGCGTGGCTGGTGATCGAGCATCGACGGGTGACCCGCAAGGAACGGGAATGGAACGCGGCACACCCCGAGGTGCACCACAGCCGGCCCTGA
- a CDS encoding ribonuclease Z: MSMRELVVLGTASQVPTRLRNHNGYLLRWDDEGFLFDPGEGTQRQMLLAGVTASSVTHLCLTHFHGDHCLGVPGVVQRMATDHISHPVHAHYPASGQEFFTRLRNASLFHDAVDIRQRPVQMDGPVAVGAFGTLEARRLDHSVESIGYRLTERDSWRMRPDLLAQYGIHGPAVGVLQREGMIRLGSDGGPAVVHRWQVGERRAGQRFAFVMDTRLCDAVYALADGADMLVIESTFLNQHADLALRYGHLTARQAARVAASCHVRKLVLTHFSQRYGDTRGHFEEAAEVYDGDLVVADDLQRISVPRRSA; the protein is encoded by the coding sequence GTGTCGATGCGCGAACTCGTCGTTCTCGGTACCGCCAGTCAGGTGCCCACCCGGCTGCGCAATCACAACGGGTATCTGCTGCGCTGGGACGACGAGGGCTTCCTGTTCGACCCGGGTGAAGGCACGCAGCGGCAGATGCTGCTGGCCGGGGTGACCGCGAGTTCGGTCACGCACCTGTGCCTCACGCACTTTCACGGCGACCATTGCCTCGGTGTCCCCGGCGTCGTGCAGCGCATGGCGACCGATCACATCTCCCATCCGGTTCATGCGCACTATCCGGCGTCGGGTCAGGAGTTCTTCACCCGGCTCCGCAACGCCAGCCTGTTCCACGACGCCGTCGACATCCGGCAACGTCCGGTGCAGATGGACGGGCCGGTGGCGGTCGGTGCGTTCGGGACGCTCGAGGCGCGTCGGCTCGACCATTCCGTGGAGTCCATCGGCTACCGGCTGACCGAACGGGACTCCTGGCGGATGCGTCCGGACCTGCTGGCGCAGTACGGGATTCACGGTCCCGCGGTGGGCGTGCTGCAACGCGAGGGGATGATCCGCCTCGGCTCAGACGGGGGCCCGGCCGTGGTCCATCGCTGGCAGGTCGGCGAGCGCCGCGCGGGGCAGCGGTTCGCGTTCGTGATGGACACCCGGCTGTGCGACGCGGTGTACGCGCTCGCCGACGGCGCCGACATGCTGGTGATCGAGTCGACGTTTCTCAACCAGCACGCCGACCTCGCACTGCGTTACGGGCATCTGACCGCACGTCAGGCCGCGCGCGTCGCGGCCTCCTGCCACGTGCGCAAACTGGTGCTGACCCACTTCTCGCAACGTTACGGCGACACCCGCGGTCACTTCGAGGAGGCCGCCGAGGTATACGACGGTGACCTGGTGGTCGCCGATGACCTGCAGCGCATCTCCGTTCCGCGCCGCTCGGCCTGA
- a CDS encoding DUF4383 domain-containing protein — protein sequence MATPHATGPGVRAARVPLQWAALIVGAVFLLVGIAGFIPGITTNYGDLSFAGHHSEAMLLGIFAVSVLHNLVHLAFGVAGLAMARTPAAARVYLIVGGAIYAVLWLYGLVIDRASAANFVPLNTADNWLHFALAVLMIGLGVALGRQTTLRATNGAGTGAPGTLN from the coding sequence ATGGCTACACCACACGCCACGGGTCCGGGTGTCAGGGCCGCACGGGTACCGCTGCAGTGGGCGGCGCTCATCGTCGGCGCGGTCTTCCTCCTGGTCGGCATCGCCGGCTTCATCCCTGGCATCACCACCAACTACGGCGACCTCTCGTTTGCCGGCCACCACTCCGAAGCCATGCTGCTCGGGATCTTCGCGGTCTCGGTGCTGCACAATCTGGTGCACCTGGCGTTCGGTGTCGCAGGCCTTGCGATGGCGCGCACGCCCGCCGCGGCCCGCGTCTACCTGATCGTCGGCGGCGCCATCTACGCCGTGCTGTGGCTCTACGGTCTGGTGATCGACCGGGCCAGTGCGGCCAACTTCGTGCCGCTGAACACCGCGGACAACTGGCTGCACTTCGCGTTGGCGGTCCTGATGATCGGGCTGGGTGTCGCACTGGGACGGCAGACCACATTGCGCGCGACCAACGGCGCGGGCACCGGAGCGCCCGGCACGCTCAACTGA
- a CDS encoding SDR family oxidoreductase — protein sequence MESFESDESGAGEDPNDQHNVISYPGRTGEMADEPHDEMADYVGRGLLEGKRALITGGDSGIGRAVAVAFAKEGADVAIAYLEEHDDATHTASLVEAAGRRCLRLPGDLSDVEQCRAIVTRTAGALGGLDILVNNVAYQRPTEKFTEISDEQWRHTFAVNIDSFFYVTKAALEHIPDGGAIINTASINGLRGNKTLIDYSATKGAVIALTYALAQSLTERRIRVNCVAPGPVWTPLIPATMDADRVESFGEQTPYNRAAQPDEIAPSYVFFAADQLSSYYTGEVLAPLGGETLPG from the coding sequence ATGGAATCTTTTGAATCCGACGAATCCGGCGCGGGCGAGGATCCCAACGACCAGCACAACGTGATCTCCTATCCCGGCCGCACCGGGGAGATGGCCGACGAGCCGCACGACGAGATGGCCGATTATGTGGGCCGCGGACTCCTTGAGGGCAAGCGCGCGTTGATCACCGGCGGCGATTCCGGTATCGGACGTGCGGTGGCGGTGGCGTTCGCCAAGGAGGGCGCCGACGTCGCGATCGCCTATCTGGAGGAGCATGACGACGCCACCCACACCGCATCTCTGGTGGAAGCCGCCGGCCGTCGCTGCCTGCGCCTGCCGGGCGATCTGTCGGACGTCGAGCAGTGCCGGGCGATCGTGACGCGCACCGCCGGTGCGCTGGGCGGTCTCGACATCCTGGTCAACAACGTCGCGTATCAGCGGCCCACCGAGAAGTTCACCGAGATCAGCGACGAACAGTGGCGGCACACGTTCGCGGTGAACATCGACAGCTTCTTCTACGTCACCAAGGCCGCACTCGAGCACATCCCCGACGGGGGTGCGATCATCAACACCGCGTCGATCAACGGCTTGCGCGGCAACAAGACGCTGATCGACTACTCGGCCACCAAGGGCGCGGTCATCGCGCTCACCTACGCGCTGGCGCAGTCGCTCACCGAACGCCGGATCCGGGTCAACTGCGTCGCCCCCGGACCGGTGTGGACACCGCTTATCCCGGCCACCATGGATGCCGACCGCGTCGAATCCTTCGGTGAGCAAACACCGTACAACCGCGCGGCCCAACCCGACGAGATCGCGCCGTCGTACGTCTTCTTCGCCGCCGACCAACTGTCGTCGTACTACACCGGCGAGGTGCTCGCGCCGCTCGGCGGCGAGACGCTTCCCGGCTGA
- a CDS encoding PRC-barrel domain-containing protein, with amino-acid sequence MQLSSLLGLEVLDAGHHRVGTVIDVRLTIDGPATDNPPSPRLTGLVVSPHTGSSYLGYERTGINAPAVIAAIARWRHRGTFLVAWEDIARIGGDRVTLRSGFERRSPALRRSR; translated from the coding sequence ATGCAGCTGAGTAGTCTTCTGGGACTCGAGGTGCTCGACGCGGGTCACCACCGGGTGGGAACGGTGATCGACGTCCGGCTCACGATCGACGGTCCGGCGACCGACAACCCGCCCTCGCCGCGGTTGACGGGCCTGGTGGTGAGCCCGCACACCGGGTCGTCGTATCTCGGCTACGAGCGGACCGGCATCAATGCGCCCGCCGTGATCGCGGCGATCGCGCGCTGGCGCCACCGCGGCACCTTTCTGGTCGCATGGGAGGACATCGCCCGCATCGGGGGCGACCGCGTCACCCTCCGCAGCGGGTTCGAGCGCCGTTCGCCGGCGCTACGCAGGTCGCGTTGA
- a CDS encoding NRAMP family divalent metal transporter, which translates to MKRFFAVALGILTAIGGFLDIGDLVTNAVVGSRFGLALAWVVVVGVVGICLFAQMAGRVAAVSGRATFEIIRERLGPRTAAANLGASFLINLMTLTAEIGGVALALQLATDVGRMMWIPVAALAVWIVIWRVKFTVMENTAGLVGLCLIVFAVSVFALHPNWGELTAQAVQPTIAESESAATYWYYAIALFGAAMTPYEVFFFSSGAVEEHWTTKDLGVSRMNVMVGFPLGGVLSIAIATCATLVLLPGQIEVTSLSQVVMPVAEAGGKLALAFVIIGIVAATFGAALETALSSGYTLAQFLGWPWGKFRRPAEAARFHVVMFVSIVVGVAVLFTGVDPVLVTEYSVVFSAIALPLTYLPILIVANDPEYMGENTNGRLTNMLGSGYLVIILAASLAAIPLMIVTGAGQ; encoded by the coding sequence ATGAAGCGGTTCTTCGCGGTCGCCCTCGGCATCCTCACCGCCATCGGCGGCTTCCTCGACATCGGTGACCTGGTCACCAACGCCGTGGTCGGATCGCGGTTCGGACTGGCGCTGGCGTGGGTGGTGGTGGTCGGCGTGGTGGGCATCTGCCTGTTCGCGCAGATGGCGGGCCGGGTGGCCGCGGTCAGCGGCCGGGCCACCTTCGAGATCATCCGCGAACGCCTCGGCCCGCGCACGGCCGCGGCCAACCTTGGTGCCTCGTTCCTGATCAACCTCATGACGCTGACCGCCGAGATCGGCGGTGTCGCCCTCGCGTTGCAACTGGCCACCGACGTCGGGCGGATGATGTGGATCCCGGTCGCGGCGCTGGCGGTGTGGATCGTGATCTGGCGGGTCAAGTTCACCGTCATGGAGAACACGGCGGGGCTGGTCGGGCTGTGCCTGATCGTGTTCGCCGTCAGTGTGTTCGCCCTGCACCCGAACTGGGGCGAGCTCACCGCTCAGGCGGTGCAGCCCACCATCGCAGAATCGGAATCCGCTGCCACCTACTGGTATTACGCCATCGCGCTCTTCGGCGCGGCGATGACACCGTACGAGGTGTTCTTCTTCTCCTCGGGTGCGGTCGAAGAGCATTGGACCACAAAGGATCTGGGTGTCTCGCGAATGAACGTCATGGTCGGTTTCCCGCTGGGCGGGGTGCTGTCCATCGCGATCGCGACGTGCGCGACGTTGGTTCTGCTGCCCGGCCAGATCGAGGTGACCTCACTGTCACAGGTGGTGATGCCCGTCGCCGAGGCCGGCGGCAAGCTCGCGTTGGCCTTCGTGATCATCGGCATCGTCGCCGCGACCTTCGGTGCGGCACTGGAGACCGCACTGTCGAGCGGATACACGCTGGCCCAGTTCCTCGGCTGGCCGTGGGGAAAGTTCCGCAGACCGGCCGAGGCCGCGCGATTCCACGTCGTGATGTTCGTGAGCATCGTCGTGGGGGTGGCGGTGCTGTTCACCGGCGTGGACCCGGTGCTGGTGACGGAGTACTCGGTGGTGTTCTCGGCGATCGCGCTGCCGTTGACCTATCTGCCCATCCTGATCGTCGCCAACGATCCGGAATACATGGGCGAGAACACGAACGGAAGGCTGACCAACATGCTCGGCTCCGGCTACCTGGTGATCATCCTGGCGGCCTCGCTGGCCGCGATACCGCTGATGATCGTGACGGGGGCCGGGCAGTGA
- a CDS encoding cytochrome P450, translating to MRNGGHRLHGVEALAVLADLGFAAISSGVIARRRPVLGLLERIQADERAVNRMRRLRTRFGRGPVELVIPGRRIVVVTDPEDVGAVLAQAPEPFHPANREKRKALQWFQPHGVLISRGQIRERRRAVNEAALDSGAAVHRLAESFAAKITSEADTLVAGTLPSGRLDSAEFMAAWWRLVRRLTLGERARDDHGVTDRLARLRRAGNWSFLALPHHRARSRFLEDLYRYAEDPEPGTLVSALADVPAGGAVDPVGQIPQWLFAFDAAGMALLRALAVLATHPLQRARALEDAGEPNRPLLRPYLRGCVQESVRLWPTTPTILRDTTEDTHWREGAERFPVAAGAGVMIVAPAFHRDDQMLPFAHDFVPEIWIDGRAQLYPQLVPFSAGPAECPGRNLVLFTTSTLAANLLSRVHLELRSTPRPAPGEPLPMTFDQMGLEFSLRPAERAVAAAAVDPAM from the coding sequence ATGAGAAACGGTGGACACCGATTGCACGGTGTTGAGGCCCTTGCCGTGTTGGCCGATCTCGGTTTTGCGGCGATCTCGTCCGGTGTGATCGCGCGCCGCCGTCCGGTGCTGGGACTGCTGGAGCGCATCCAGGCCGACGAACGCGCGGTCAACAGGATGCGCCGGCTGCGCACCCGGTTCGGCCGGGGACCGGTCGAACTGGTCATACCGGGACGTCGGATCGTGGTGGTGACCGATCCCGAGGACGTCGGTGCGGTGCTCGCGCAGGCGCCCGAACCGTTCCACCCGGCCAATCGGGAAAAGCGCAAGGCACTGCAGTGGTTCCAGCCGCACGGTGTCCTGATCTCCCGAGGCCAGATCCGCGAGCGGCGACGCGCGGTGAACGAGGCGGCGCTCGACTCGGGTGCCGCGGTGCACCGACTGGCGGAATCCTTCGCGGCCAAGATCACCTCCGAGGCGGACACCCTGGTCGCCGGGACCCTGCCGAGCGGTCGGCTGGATTCCGCCGAGTTCATGGCGGCGTGGTGGCGGTTGGTCCGCCGGCTGACGCTGGGGGAGCGGGCCCGCGATGACCATGGCGTCACCGATCGGCTGGCGCGGCTGCGCCGCGCGGGCAACTGGTCGTTTCTGGCGCTACCGCACCACCGGGCGCGGTCGCGGTTCCTGGAGGATCTGTACCGATACGCCGAGGACCCCGAACCGGGCACCTTGGTGAGCGCCCTCGCCGACGTTCCGGCGGGCGGGGCGGTGGACCCGGTGGGGCAGATTCCGCAGTGGCTCTTCGCCTTCGACGCCGCCGGTATGGCGCTGCTGCGGGCCCTGGCGGTCCTGGCCACCCATCCGCTGCAGCGCGCCCGTGCGCTGGAGGATGCCGGTGAGCCCAACCGTCCGCTGCTGCGGCCTTATCTGCGCGGCTGCGTCCAGGAGTCGGTGCGGCTGTGGCCGACCACGCCGACCATCCTGCGCGACACCACCGAGGACACGCACTGGCGCGAAGGCGCCGAGCGTTTCCCCGTCGCCGCGGGCGCAGGCGTGATGATCGTCGCGCCCGCGTTCCACCGGGACGATCAGATGCTGCCCTTCGCGCACGATTTCGTCCCGGAGATCTGGATCGACGGGCGGGCCCAACTGTATCCGCAGCTGGTGCCGTTCTCGGCGGGCCCGGCCGAGTGCCCCGGGCGCAATCTGGTGCTGTTCACCACGAGCACGTTGGCGGCCAACCTGCTCAGCCGCGTGCACTTGGAGCTCAGGTCGACGCCGCGGCCCGCGCCGGGGGAGCCGCTGCCGATGACGTTCGACCAGATGGGACTGGAGTTCTCGCTGCGGCCTGCCGAGCGCGCCGTGGCGGCAGCGGCTGTCGATCCGGCCATGTGA